In Mus caroli chromosome 9, CAROLI_EIJ_v1.1, whole genome shotgun sequence, a single window of DNA contains:
- the LOC110301871 gene encoding phospholipid scramblase 2: MEAPRSGTYLPAVYAPQYPPAAVQGPPEHTGRPTLQTNYQVPQSGYPGPQAGYTVSTSGHEGYAATRLPIQNNQTIVLANTQWMPAPPPILNCPPGLEYLNQIDQLLIHQQVELLEVLTGFETNNKFEIKNSLGQMVYVAVEDTDCCTRNCCEASRPFTLRILDHLGQEVMTLERPLRCSSCCFPCCLQEIEIQAPPGVPVGYVTQTWHPCLPKLALQNDKRENVLKVVGPCVACTCCSDIDFEIKSLDEVTRIGKITKQWSGCVKEAFTDSDNFGIQFPLDLDVKMKAVTLGACFLIDYMFFEGCE, from the exons GACCTCCAGAGCATACTGGACGCCCCACACTCCAGACTAACTACCAAGTTCCCCAGTCTGGTTATCCAGGACCTCAGGCTGGCTACACAGTCTCAACATCTGGACATGAAGGTTATGCTGCTACACGACTTCCTATTCAAAATAATCAGACGATAGTCCTTGCAAACACCCAGTGGATGCCAGCACCACCACCTATTCTGAACTGCCCACCTGGGCTAGAATACTTAAATCAG ATAGATCAGCTTCTGATTCATCAGCAAGTTGAACTTCTAGAAG TCTTAACAGGCTttgaaacaaataacaaatttgAAATCAAGAACAGCCTCGGGCAGATGGTTTATGTTGCAGTGGAAGATACTGACTGCTGTACTCGAAATTGCTGTGAAGCGTCTAGACCTTTCACCTTAAGAATCCTGGATCATCTGGGCCAAGAAGTCATGACTCTGGAGAGACCTCTGAGATGCAGTAGCTGCTGCTTCCCCTGCTGCCTCCAGGAG ATAGAAATCCAGGCTCCTCCTGGGGTGCCAGTAGGTTATGTGACTCAGACCTGGCACCCATGTCTGCCAAAGCTCGCTCTTCAGAACGACAAGAGGGAGAATGTTCTAAAAGTAGTTGGTCCGTGTGTTGCATGCACCTGCTGTTCAGATATTGACTTTGAG ATCAAGTCTCTTGATGAAGTGACTAGAATTGGCAAGATCACCAAGCAATGGTCTGGTTGTGTGAAAGAGGCCTTCACGGATTCAGATAACTTTGGGATCCAGTTCCCGCTAGACCTGGATGTGAAGATGAAAGCTGTGACGCTTGGTGCTTGCTTCCTCATA GATTACATGTTTTTTGAAGGCTGTGAGTAG